The genomic stretch GAGGTTCTGTCTCTCTCCCGTGTCCTGAAGCTCCTCGGTACCATTCAGGACAGGTTGAGCCCCCTGTCCCCCACATGGATGGATGTTATGTTTCATACAGAGTCCGTGAGAGCCACGTGCGGccatttcttttttcttttttttttctacgAGAATCTGATATCAGCCCCGTCAACCTCGGGCTTGCTGGTGTTGACATCGTCTGGAATTTTCTCAGATCATCAAGACCTGCTGGGGGGGTAGGGGGGAATCGAGGCTGATGGCTGACCCCCAATTGTTATCACTTTTCTCTAGTGACAAGTCAGATATCACACTCCAAACCTCACCAACGTCCCTCTCGTGCCCTGGCATATTGCACCTCCAAACTCGTCTCTCTGTCACCTGTCTCTGCAGATCCGGAGCGCGTTGGAGGAAAGGTCAAGCATTCGACATGTCTGTTACAGTCTGCCCTAGCGAGATATTAGGGGGATCAACCCCGCTAAAACGTTGACACTAACACCGTTCAGCCGGCCCCGCTTTTTACCCTTCTCCAGTCCTTTCTCGGGGGGAAAGTTCTCTTCTAGAATCTTTCCCGTTCGAATCATTCACCTATTTTAAGAGGCGGCCTGtatccaacaacaacaacaacaagaacatcTTGGGCGGGTGGTAGATATCTTATTCAGTTTTTATTTACCAGCCCTCCCCCACGCCGAAGATAGTGGGACAAAGAAGCCTCATTGTTTCCCCTGGCGCCATGACGTTATATTCGCTACCCCGATTCTATACATATCAATATACCACTTATTATGGGGGAaggccaaccccaacccccatggtatggagaggagagggggggattTGGAAACGCGATTGGTCTTGGTACACAGGGCATTGCTGAAAGGTTTAAGCGCATCTATGGCGTGCATGAAATGACTGACAGGGATTTTCATGGTAACCACAAAACAGGCACAAGtaagaaggggggagggagttggaaCACACAAGTGCCACATTGGGAAACCCGGCCGTTCCTCATAGGTTGAAACTCGCATCCGCGTACTCTCATTGCggatggggtgggtttgTAAGATGGCaagtttttttcttcttcattgttcttcttccccgcGGTATTCGTTACCGTAcctttggtggtggataaGGGTGAGTTGAATGCCGGGAAGCCGGAGGAAACCCCGCCTTTCTTTTTGGGGGTCATGAAGTGGGAATAGTGCAAGGATATGAAGAAAAAACAACGCAACCCCGCCCTTATGTATGCTGAGGCTCTTGGTAGGCTGgttttggttggtgttgggcaTATCGCGATCGGATTTTTCTTGGCCAGAGCAGGTGTATGTTCAGTGTTATGGGGGTTATGGGGGAGATTGACgacagagggaggaggggttcaTATTGGATCAATTGATAGGTGTATGATAGAGGGGCAATTCCAATGATGAGGTAAGAAGAGATGGTGATACCTGACATATGATGATGgtaggtgatggtggtggtggtggtgaaggatgAGAAATCGCGCGCGCCGCGAGTAACAAGGGCGGCTCTGTCAtatgctttttttttcatgtTGCGTCTCTCGCTTGATGGGTTGTTGCCTTGGTAAAGTATGCTTGAGGTGGACACCTGGCTACCATCATCCCGGCCatgggggatgggatggggagagaggagaggggggtgttgcCTCCTCTAAGCCGAGCAACGACCGACTGTGTTGGTTGGATACGGTAGTGGGATGTGGTGAGGAGACAAAGAGTGGGTTTGACTGCCGGTTGACCGTTGGCGTTGTACTAAAAGGGGAGAGTACTATCTCGGTTTGCTGTTgcgttttctttttctcttttcctctctttgTTTTTCAAGATAGTTTCTTGAACTTTTTGTTTACCCCAAACATCCATCTGTTGGagcatcaacaccacaccaccacccatcaccaaccttccCGCCCTCACCACAGCCAAAATGTCCCACGTGACCCCCCACTGgccccaaccctcccaccccaccatccaacAAGTCATCTACGCCACCGACGACACCTCCTTCACAACCAgatccctctccctcatcaccctcccccccttcggCCTCTTCGCCAAGCTAGACTTCCCCCCCtgcacccccgccccctccccaacctatGCTACCGTCCAGTGCGGGATCAActcccacctcaacctcaactcTGACCTCCTCTACATCAACCACTCGTGcgacccctccctcatcttcgacaccaccaacctcgtcGTCATGGCCGGACCAAAAGGGCTCAAAGTCGGGGAGGAACTCACCTTCTTCTACCCCTCGACTGAATACGCCATGGCCCAGCCGTTCGACTGCTTCTGTGGAAGCAGCAGCTGTAAAGGACGGATCAGCGGCGCGAGGGATATGAAGCCTGAGCAGCTGGAGGGTGTGTTTCTCAACGCGCATATTAGGGAGCTGCTGGGGATGAACGGGACAAAGGGGGGACAAGATGATGAGACCGCAAAGGCGCTGAGGGAGGTTGTCAGGGCTGCCGAGCGGGCTTTGAACGGGTACTTGGCTGCTAAGGGTGGTGCTGCCGGcaagggggaggaaaagaaaatcaatggggtgaagaaggtttTGAACGGGGGTTATGCCAACGGAAACGGGATCGAGATTGAGGctgaggggttgagggccAGGGGAACGACGTCACGGGAGCTGAgcggggagatggggggtgaTACGAGGGCTTAggttggggggatgggaagaaAATGAGGGACGGGGGGACAGGCTTGTTTTAACACGGCttgttgtttcttttgtttttctttggATGAGTGAAAGAGAGGATGTCCAACATATCCTTGTTTTGTAGTCGCATTTTGGCTTTGACAGTTGAATGCATTTTGTTTTTGCCTTATGTTTGCAACTTTGACTTTGATCTCGTAAAATACACAGAGGAGGGTGGTATCATATTTTACATCTGCCTCCAACTCCCACCAGCCCCTTTCCCAATGCTCACATAACCGCTTGCCAGCACCTACCCCCCTCTTGTTACGCCTGATGTATAATAACCATAAATACACCCCGCCCATTCATTCATAAGCATAGACATGAAACTCATAATCACACACTTGCTTCCCCAGTatcacctccccttcccactcccctcaaaacaaccccccctaTTCCCCGCAAAAGCAGGACAAGGCGcccccccgtccccccctctaaacccccccaacaaccaatccgtcaaccccaccaccttagcccccacccccctctcccactgcCCCCCCTGCTCAACATGCTCGATAGTATGACTGATTATCCTCCCCTCCGTGTCAAAATCAAAAATAAACAACCCGGTAAACTCTTTGCCACTACCCACCCCCTGCGCCGTCCCCACCGGGGCTTTATATTCCGTGTCTACCCCCCCTTGCTTCCCTCCGTCATCTTTCTCCCAAGGCAACCACCcattcttctccccctttgcCTTTCCCAACTTTTGCTTCCCCCCCGTGGTCCTCCACCTAACAATCAGCTGCTCCCCAAAAGCATCCTTCGGTCTCGTCTGTCGGAACGCGGGGGAGGAGTAGTGAGGGTCTTTGATCATTCGTTCGGAAAGGATTTCCAAGCGGACGTTGCCGACGAGGGGGAGGCGGTTCCATGCTATTGGTGACGACAAGAGGGCGGCGATGTAGGAGATTCGGCCTGAgacggcggggaggtgggggtgagtggaggggaagaggtgcAAGGTtatggagggggagaggatttcttgggggaggggggagaggaggatggtggggaggtgggattgGAGGGTTCTTAGGGCTGGGAGGGGACAATGTTAGTATGAACTGGGGGAAcaaaagggggagaggaagggggaagcGGCTCACTTTTGCCGAGCTTGACTTTGCGGTCTTTGTCTGGGGGTTTTTGGTCCGGGTctgcggaggagggaaaggatagcggggggtgggagtggaAGTTTATTGCGGGTTGGGCCGGTACTGTTGTTGAAAGGGGGCGAGATTGGTGTGGTaggtgggatggtggttgtggttgtgattgtggtggtgaggttgagggttgCTGGAGCTGTCTACCGGTTGTGGGAGCTGCGGGAGCTGTCCATGGTGTTGATGCGCATGTTGATCGCAGAGCTCGAGCTCTTGATGGTGTAGACATTGACGGTTGGATACGGCAGAGTGATATTATAGTCCTCGATCGGTGAGTGCTGCTGGCGGCGCAAAGTATAGAAGACGGATTGTGCCgggatggtggtgcttgtCGGAATGATGTCAGTGTCCGAATTTCTTTTGCGGCGCTGGCGATGAACGGCTGTCGGCGCTACACTCCATTGCCATGTGGTCCTGGCGCTGTGCTCGGAGCGGGGCTCTCGGATAAGACGATAAGTGAGAGATGCAACATGTCATGTCTGAGAGATAATCTTTTTGTAGACCTTAAGAAATAAATTGGAATCATGGAAGTCTCACAGGACGCTCTTTGGCCTCTGTATCACATCTATGCAGAGGCAGAACAGAATGGCTTGTGTGCTTTGTGATGTGGCTCAAACGCACTGATGGTGCCATCCAAGACATACAACGGCACGCCCCAAGAAGCCAGCATCTCGTCCCGCTGGCCATGTGGAAAGTCAGTCGACGGCAAGCCCGGTAAAGATGCGCTGGAA from Podospora pseudopauciseta strain CBS 411.78 chromosome 3, whole genome shotgun sequence encodes the following:
- a CDS encoding hypothetical protein (EggNog:ENOG503P3WI), with protein sequence MSHVTPHWPQPSHPTIQQVIYATDDTSFTTRSLSLITLPPFGLFAKLDFPPCTPAPSPTYATVQCGINSHLNLNSDLLYINHSCDPSLIFDTTNLVVMAGPKGLKVGEELTFFYPSTEYAMAQPFDCFCGSSSCKGRISGARDMKPEQLEGVFLNAHIRELLGMNGTKGGQDDETAKALREVVRAAERALNGYLAAKGGAAGKGEEKKINGVKKVLNGGYANGNGIEIEAEGLRARGTTSRELSGEMGGDTRA
- a CDS encoding hypothetical protein (COG:S; EggNog:ENOG503P1TD), translating into MSTPSRARALRSTCASTPWTAPAAPTTGRQLQQPSTSPPQSQPQPPSHLPHQSRPLSTTVPAQPAINFHSHPPLSFPSSADPDQKPPDKDRKVKLGKTLRTLQSHLPTILLSPLPQEILSPSITLHLFPSTHPHLPAVSGRISYIAALLSSPIAWNRLPLVGNVRLEILSERMIKDPHYSSPAFRQTRPKDAFGEQLIVRWRTTGGKQKLGKAKGEKNGWLPWEKDDGGKQGGVDTEYKAPVGTAQGVGSGKEFTGLFIFDFDTEGRIISHTIEHVEQGGQWERGVGAKVVGLTDWLLGGFRGGDGGAPCPAFAGNRGGCFEGSGKGR